The window TTAGATCCAACCACGGTGAAGGGCTTGTGAGAATAAGTCTGTCCTCTAATCGGATAGATTGGGATCAGTCTCTCTTCTTCATCGGTGacaaagaggaagaagaaagatgcaagaaggaaaaagaagatTGTGCTCGTTCCAACCTACAGGGATGTTGGTCGCCATTCTTTAGGCATTTGTTCTCAGCCTGCTTACTGAGCGTATGACTGTGTGACCTTCTATTTGATTTTTTACACAGGTTTGAGATTGAGATTTGGAGCTGCTTAGTGCGTGAGTATTTTGAGAGTGTTGCGTGTATTTTGATGATGTACTCAGTTTTGATATAATACAATTCTTCCTTCGATCTAAAAAAATAGGACGAGATGGAATCTTATTAAATGACAAGTGAATCATCGCTGCATTGCTTTGCTATGGTGATCGTGAACTGGAAACTTCTCCGGCTATCATGAGCTTACCGGCTGTTTGAAGTAACCGAAGCATCATGAGGTTCGGTTGAAATCATGCGGACGTTAAATGGATACTGGCTTTCGACATAAACGTTTGAAGAATCATCGAGCTTTTGTCAAAATCACCAAGATGTCAAAAGAATGCAAATTTGAAATTTCAGAAGTCTAGTTAAACATCCAAAAAACATCTCCAAAAGAACAAGAAAATCACAAACGGTGCAAAGATCAGAGACATTAATGGTGGATTGTCTGTTCCGGCAGCCTATCGACTATAAAACAGAATTGCACAACGTGGTCACGGACAGATTCACATTTGCTGTGTTTGTTTGGCTtgggctgatggctggtgctgatttgttatgagagaacattactgctgactggctggtagctggtggctggtgctaatttagtatgagagaatcGTACTGCTGGCTGTTTGGTTAACAAGCCAAGTGAACACAGCGATTGCCAAAACAACATGCTATATGGAAGGGAAAGAAGAGAATTATTTCCTTAACCTTCTACTTAGTTTCTTAATTTTTTCTCTCTTGAGTTTGGCTATTTAGCTCCAAAATGAGTTTTGTTTAGCCTTTTTAGCCTTTTTGTCACCTAAAGTTATGTCTACAGTCTAATTAATAGCACTATTAGCCTAAATGGTCATTTAGCCCGTTTACACATCGTTTAAACGCTACACAGTAGTACACCGTTTCCGTTTAGTCGGTTGTTTTGATCGTTTAAATGGTCGTTTTGCATGTTTGAACACCCGTTTTGCTTGAGTAATAGATTAAACGGCAGGTGACCGACTGTTTACCGTTTAGCGTTCAGGATAATATTGATTAGTAGATAATAAAAAGTAAATATTGTTATTAATAGATAACTGCATGTGACAGAAAGGCTTTATctattaataataataaaagCATCAACCATATTTCTCCCAAATTTCAGTCCAGTTGCATTCTCCTCCTTCAAAACGTAGCTTGAGAATTTGTAATATGAAGAAATTGGGGGCGTCTATTTCTCGCATTATGTGAGATTAGAGGAAGCCTTCTTCCACCTCCCATATTCCATCCCGGCCGTTGGCTCTCGCAGCCGCGCTGCACGCCCACAAACCCGTCGCTACCACCCTAACCTTTTCCTCACCCTTGCCGCCGGCAACCGCCGCCATTCCGACCTTCTCCTCACCCTCCGCCACCAGCCACCGCCCACTGGATGTCCAATCCTGCGCCGCCCTTacgccctccgccggccaacCTGCCGCCCCGACCCCCTCTAGATTCAGTGTCTATTGGAGCCCCGGAACCCTGAATCTTAAGGTCTGTCGCCGCCCTCTACCACCCCACCCGCCAACGATCTTGCTGGCAACTGCTCCTCCACCCCCCCGCCCTCCCACCCCCGGCAATCTTCCTCCCCTAACCCTGACGCCAACCACCATCGCGAGCTTGAGGTTGAAGGAGCAATAATAACCTTATGCAAAAATCACTTCagaatattttttgaaaaactagGAAGAAGAACATGTGGACGGACATTGGATAATCGATACACAGAATTTATCTGGGCGGGCCTGGCAAGGCCGCAAAGGAGCCCATGTCGGCCCATTAATCGCACTGACTCCCGCTCCGGCAACCACGtcgtccaccaccaccagtccaccacgcTCGCCGCctcccgagatccccggcggccAAAACCCTAGAACTTCTGCAAggacagagggagggagggagagagggagaacgAGAGGCAATGGAGAAGCTGGACGAGAGCAAGTTCGAGCAGCGGCTGGAGCTGTGGGCTCTACGCATCCCCCGCGAGCTCGCTTCCGCCGTCacccgcctcctccgctccGGGTAACCCTTCTCCCTTGGTCCAGGGTCCAATCCAATTAACCTTTGAACAGGAGACTCAAACAGATGTATTAGCTATAGTATCCGTTGCGTTTAACAACTAAGTTGGGGCTCATTGATTTTCTCTTCTCATCTGTGATTTTAGTTATCTACTGGACAAGCCACGGGTTAAGCCTGTAGTTGAGGACCCCGAGAGCGACAAGAACCGGCTCGTCGTGCTGTCAGAGAGGATTCAGAAGCCCGGTACGTTGGTTCTTGAGGTGGAGCCTGTCGATCGTGATTTTGGGAAATTAGGCTTGTGCTTGAATGTGGCTTAAATTTTACTTAAGAAGTAAGCAATTATTGTTATCACCAAGTTACTAATTATCTCGGAATAGCCTGACATAGTGACATGCCGCTACTTTCATTAAGGTTTTAAGGCTATTTGAAACTTGTCCAGTAACTCTGAAAATCTTAAGTAACATAATCTGCTGTACTGATTAATGTCTCCATGTCAAAGGATAATAACTTATCCATTTTAACGTTGGTACTTGCCCTTGCATCAATCAGTGGAATGCTTATGTTAACGTCCATTGTATTTGCCTTGTAGATTTGTCTGACATGCCACAGCAGATGCATGATTCATTGAAGCAACTATGCAATGTTGATGTTGTACCTTATACATTGACTCTTGGATATTCGTACTGGAGTGCAGGTCAGTTTGCCATCTTTTCTTTATGATCTGATTTCTGTTCTAATTTTGTATTCTACTGTTTTATGGTACCACATCACTTTCCATATTTTGGTCTTTTGTTAGATTTGCATAAAATTAAAAGTCTACTTCTTCTTGACTGAAACAGAACATCACATTTCTCTCATTACTGACTGCTCTTGACCACTGATGTAACCTTTCCCGTTATATTTGCAAACTTTTAAGTTGACAAGCCAATTTAAcctttttttttagtttcttAATATCATGGGTTTGACCAATGCTTTCTATTTCCAACAGATCACATTCTGAAGCAAATCCTGCCTGCTGGAATGGAGGTACCCTCTTCGTTTGAGACAATTGTTAAGTATACTAAACTTTATGATGTGTTCTTCCACTTTTTGGTGTGATCTTGTTACTAAATTTTTTTGTATGATAAGTGCAGGTCATGTTGCTCATCTGAACATATCTGATGACTTGCTAGCATATAAAGAAGTCATAGCAAAGGTTATCTTTGATGTAAGCATGCCTTTCTCTTTCTGAGTAACTTGTTCTATTTGTACATTCTTTTGACTTTGTCTCTCAGCACGTGCATGCATAACCATGGCATGAAAATGGACCTTAGTAAGGTTCATGCTTAAATTTGCAAGCTCAGTAAATTGTCTCATACAGATTTGGAAACATAGTCAATTAATCTTTCTCCTTACTGTTGTTTGGCTGGGACCATGCAATTTACATGAAAGTAGGATTAAACGAAATGATACTGTGAGCAGTTAGCAGTGAAAACATTGGGCAATCTCATTAACATATATGAAATTGTTGCTGCACATCTTCACTGTTTTATTGGTTAAATGATCAGAATATGTGAAAACATCATAAAACAGTCCGTATACTAAACATTTACGATCATGTCTATATGCAGAAGAACTATCCAAGGATACAGACGGTGGTGAATAAAGTTGGGACAATTACAAATGAATTTCGAGTCCCAAAGTTTGAGATCTTAGCAGGGAAAAATGATATGGTTACTGAAGTTAAACAATATGGCGCAACATTCAGGCTTGATTATGGTTTGGTCTACTGGAATTCAAGACTTGAACATGAGCACATCAGATTGGTTTCCCTTTTCAAGAAAGGAGACGTTATATGTGACATGTTTGCTGGTATAGGTCCATTTTCAATCCCAGCTGCTCAGAAAGGATGTGTTGTGTACGCAAATGACTTGAATCCAGACAGCGTTCATTATCTAAGAACAAATGCAAAGATTAACAAGGTGGAGGACTATATATTCACCTATAATATGGATGCTAGAGTGTTCATGCAAAGTTTGATGAGTTTTCCTGGTTCAGAAACTAGATCAGACTCTCAAGTTGCTGATGATGAATCCTATCCCAAAGGAGGGATCCCTGCTAATGAATATTCATCTTCAAATGGAAATCATAATGGtacctttttaaaaaaatttgtattCTCCTCTGTCTAGTGATTTCTTATGCTCATCCACAAGACCACAACACCAACTCTGCTGTTTCCTCTACTTTTTTCTAGATGTTCGAGAGGATGGTCAAAATAGTGCAAATGACTCCTCTGTGGCAAGCACTACTGCCAAAAAGCGACAACAAACTTCAAAAGAAGGTAACTATACTGTATATCTGTATGTATTCTGCAATGTCTCTAATAAGTTCAGTGTAAACTTGTAAAGAGGTCTATTATATGTTCATGTTCAATGTTTTTGCGTGTACCAGAAAGAGTTATTTTCAACTTTAATTCAACCACTTTCTACTTGATGTCTTTCTATAGGTGAACTTGATTGTCAAGATGGAGATGCTagtcaaacaaaaaaaagaaataacaaGAGGGTAAGAGGATCAGGACCACCACCCACAAAGCCGTGGGAACACTTTGATCATGTACTAATGAATTTACCAGCTTCTGCTCTGCAGTTCCTCGGTAATGTTTTATCTTCATCATTAAGCTTTTCCATTGCAACCTCATTGAATTGAATTTCCTGCCTTCAAATGCCATTCCCTGCTTTTGAATCCAAAATTTAGAGTTGTGACATTGTAAATTTGCATTAAATGACTGGTCTACATTGAGTTATATCACTTGAGGCAAACTCTTCTTCGCAGAGAACTTCATGCTGTATTTCTGGCTTAAATCAATATACATCATGTATTTTGCCCATTGGCAACTAGAAGCTTGTTAGGTGCTGTGATGGCAGGATTTTAGTTTCTACATTAAATATCTTAGAATTCTTCCTACAGGTAGCAAATGTGTAATCACCGTTTGTATTTgagcaaaaaaaatatttagtcaCCATTTGGAAGAATATTCTGTGCATTTTGTCTTCATTATTAGCTAGCTTCAGTTGCTTTGAGTTTGGTTGTTCATTGTATATGGAACTTTCTGCAGATTGTTTTGATGGTCTTATCCAAAAGAAACACTGGACAGGATCACTACCTTGGATACATTGTTATTGTTTCATCCGATCAACTGAATCTGAGGAATCAATACTATCTGTAAGTTAGCCCCTATTTGATTATTTCTCAGATGTGATAAATTGTTTCTTGATTACTCTGCCATTTTGCACCACCTGTACTTACTGTCAGCTGTGTGGTTTTTGCACTTTTGTTTTAACATAAGCTCTTTTCCCTATTCAGGAAGCACAGAATAGATTGAATGCTAAGATAGCAGAACCGATATTCCATAGGGTTCGTGATGTTGCACCAAACAAGGTATATGTTGTGCCTATGCACTATTCTGGCTACTTGTATCCTAGACTAGATACACACTTTTCTGTATTGTTGAATTTAACATATGACCTTGACCCAAAATTTTAGACTTTGGCTAAATATAAGCCGCAAAATCAATACGCCCTTtgtttttaaatatatgacgtttaggacaagttaaataattaaaaaaaactaattagcttgtcctaaacgtcatatTTGAAAAGGAGTGCTATAATTCCTCATAGTGAATGATTTTCACAAATACCGGCAGTTATTTTCCATGGCGAAGGTTATGAAATATTGATTTGAGAAAATAAGCCTTCTTTGGGATTGAAACTTGAATCATTACTGCGACACTTGTAATAGGTAACTTTGCATCAATGActgatacaaaataaactatttGCCTGAAAGTTAAGGCCAACTTTATAAAAGGCAAGTTGGCAAGCAGTGGGAATGCTTTATCTTTTTGTTGGGAGCCTAATGAAAATATGTTTTTTCTTCAGGAACAGTAAGAAAATCACTTAGATTTAGTTGTATTAGCCATGACCAACATTGAGCTATTGCAAGTTGAGATCATTTTTGTTTCAATCGGCTGGCCCAGTGACATGGCTTTGTTGTGACAATTAATTTAATATTTGACAATTGACACTTGTTGCAGGCTATGTTTTGTTTAAGCTTCAAGCTACCATGCAGTGTTTGAAGGAGGACAATAAAAATCACATTCAATCAGTTGTCTAGCAGACGCTGCCATACTGTCTGTGATGCCTAAGTTTTAACTGTTTCGCCTGCGTTTTTTGGAGCTTTACTAAAGAAACTGGAACTGTGCTGGTAATCATGGGGTTAGCTGTTGTAGATAGATCTAAATCGCCATTTAATGGTGAAGGCATTACCTGATTATTTCTGATGCTCTGATGATCAGCTTGGATATAGCCACGGAAGATGCTTTGGTGGCTGCAATCAAGACGTTAGTAGTAGCACCATCTAATTCTGAAGCATGGTACCATTGGTTTACAGGAAGTGCACGGTTATGATGTTTTTGCAAGGATTTGTATCTTCAGCTCATCTCGACTCCAAAGCTTTATCATtaatcaagtttttttttttgggccaTGTAAAAGTCGTCGCAGAACATCCAAAGTGTATGCCTTTTCAATGTCACGTAGTTTTACAATGATGGATTTGAAGAGAATAGAATATGTTCAGAATTCACAGATGTTTATATTTCAAAGTACTTGTGGTCTCTTCTCCACTAGTGAAAGTGTTTCAACTAGGGGTGCAAatgggtgacccttaggtgcacctccaaccctctctagttcaaaattttgtactagtttttcaaattgagatatagttttggagaattagtacaaaattttgaactagagaGAGTTGAAGGGGCACCTAATGGTTATAACTTGCACCCCTAGTTTTAACTGTTTTGAGACAACAAAAGCAATATTGAAATCATCAAAATATCACACAGGCTCTGTTGCTAGCATAGCAACAAAGTGGCCAGAATTATAATGTTCACAGTTGAGCCATACTACAGTCAAGATGCACAACACATGACATTAGCTTGTACACAGTAGAATTCTTCTGGTATACAACACCACAACAGGCGAAGAACCAAAACTCTCGCGCTCTTCTTTTCAGCCAAGGTCAGGGACGATGAGGTagtcgtcctcgtcggtgacctCGATCCGGGCCTTCTTGCTCTGGCGAAGGCCGGCGCCGGCTTTGCTCGGCCTGTAGTACGCCGCGTCGCTTGCCGCCTGGGATCCGAAAAGCTCCGGGACCTCCGCCAGCGCCCTGCCGGCCTTGGGCGGCGCCTGGTCGTGGAAGAGGTCGATGTCGGCGAACCACTCGAGCTCCTTGAACCCGAGCGGCGACTCCTTCTGCAGCTGCAAAATACACAAGACCATGAGATGGGAGGCCCGGAGGAGCGCGATGAGTTGTTGGACATGGACCGGATCGAGCTTGGTCTAGCGTCTTGCCTTGTCGCCGGACTCGTAGTCGGAGAACTGGAGGAGGTCGTCGACGGCCCAGCCCTGAGgcaggaacggcggcggcgagggcaccTGCTGCGCCGCGGCGGAGACGGCGGGCTCGACGGTGGCCTTGGGCGGGGCGTGGTGGTGGTCCGAGTCGTGGGCGTCGCTGGCGTCGCCgcacgcggaggcggaggcgaggcCGACGCGGATGCCGGTGGCGAGGTAGCGCTGGTGgttgccggagagcgtgccgGGGACGTGGATGGGCTCGTCGCAGTCCCGGCAGAAGAGCGCCCGGTCCTCCACGCAGAAGATGAAGGCCGCCTTCTCCTGCGAGCAGCGCGTAGGCGTGGCGTGTCAGGCGGCGGGtggacgcgcgcgcgcgcgcgcgtagcCTAGCCTAACCTAGCTAGCACGGTCGAAGGATCGGCGACGAGCCGACGGCGTACCTGGCAGACGTCGCAGCGGGGGAGCCTGGCGGAGAGCGCCTCGAGCGGGAGGCGCTGGTGCTTGCTGGCGAGCTTGTTGGCGGCGTGGATCTCGACGTCGCAGCgcgcgcacagcgccgcctcgtCGGCGCAGCACACCAccgtggccgccgcggcctcgcacGCGCCGCACTGGATCttcatggccgccgcgccgccctccgTAAACCTCTGTCTCAGCTCGCTGCTACCCTCCCTGTCTCGCGACACCTACTAGCCAGTGCCAGGACGGTCTGGACGgacgaagaagaagataagGCTCGCTTGCTGCAACCAGCccgggcggtggtggtggaggaaggaggaggaggaggaggggagatccagcgggcgggcgggcgagtGGCGCATATAAGCCGGCCACGCGAGCACGCAACGCCCGAGCAATCAGTGAGCTGCCGAGCTTGTGGTGGAGGACTCGCCGGGGAGACTTGTGGCCACGGGCGCCCGGCCCGTCTCCCCCACCTCGAGCCGTGTAGCCATGCCGGGAGCTCGCATGGACGcgctgattttgatttgatttgatctGCTGACTCGGCGCCTCGCCGTTTTCCCGATTAAAAAAGAAAGATCCGGGGCCGAACTCAGGGTCGCAGGAGCTTCCGGGCATGTGCTACACGAAAATCTGGAATTTTTCGTTCCTTTTCTGGAAATGGAGAACGTAGATGCAGTGACAGTAGCTGGGTTTTGGTGTGGACGGAAATACCTCTGCCACAACAATTTCGTGAATGGATATGCTCCCATGTCCGCCGTCCATATAAATCTTACTAGATTGTTTGGAGTGTTTGGTCATGCTTTTTCTAGAAATAAAGTAACTCTGCCACAACATTTTGTTCCCATCAATCCGTCTGTCTGATCTAAATTTGCTGAATGGATGTGTGCCGGCGCTAGCATGCTCGTCCATGTATCTGGAATGTACTGGCTGATAAGTCTAATAACTTAGTATTCCCTCccttccaaattgtaggtcgttttaaCAAATCTAGATGTataatttttgctatgcatATAGACATAGTGTTTATCACTACCAGAAAAAGGCTCATTCGTCCCTGGCTATTTGTACCGGTCATACTTTGGGCCGGTACTAAACTTGCCCCGATGCCATTTTAATACCGGGTCCAAATTTGAAAGCCCTCAgagccaatttagtaccgggccaagccaccgtccggtactaaatgtcgcatTTTAGTACCGATCGGTGTTACCGGCCGATACTAAAATGGCgcgtccatttagtaccggccggtactaaaatgcgacatttagtaccggccggtggattggcccggtactaaatggttctctaggggttacttcaaaaggaatgcATCTCCCATCTAATCACAAGTGATGCATAGGTGGGATGGTAAGTAAGGCTCGCGCGAGGCTGGAGGTCGTGAGTTCGATTCCCACGGACTGCGCATATTACGCGTGAAATTCGCGGACCTCCTAGCTGCTCATCccttttttcctttaatttttgGGTGCAAaaccgtttagtaccggtcagtaacacggaccggtactaaacgatCACTTTAGTACCGAGCgttttgaccggtactaaatgacgcgccatttagtaccgaccaAGCGGTACCGGTcagccgcccggtactaaacggggGTTACTGATCGGTACAAATGTTAGATTTTCTAGCCGTGTATCTAGATGCGTAGCAAAATTTATATATCTAGATTTGctaaaacgacctacaatttggaatggagggagtactatttATCAATGATCCATGCCTATTTCTCTTCTTCATGTATATATTTCGGATTGTTCATTCGTGTTTTCCCTATGTATCAAACGGTTGTGAACTTGCATTTGTTTGCTGAAAAAGCTAAGCGATCAGTTAGATAAATAAAGCGCCTTGTCAACGGGAAAATTAAAAAGGCCCCGTTTCTCTCGGAAAAGGTCACGAGCACACAACGGCGGAACCAGGGGGGGCTAGCAGGGGCCACGGCCCCCCCTAAggctgaaaaaaaaatttgaacctCCCTCTTTTTTGCAGTATATAATAAATAATTAGATAAGTGATTCTACAACAAATTTAATATCTAGTAGCTCACGTTGTATTTTCAATTAAAATCAAGTACATAGTCTAAGAGGCAATAACTACAAGCAAAAAGTAGTCTGTTTTGCATAGCTTCCTCACCGACTTTTGATGAAATCTCTATCAAAATATCATTTTCAAAATGATTTTATCATGGGAGCCGTGAATAAAGCCATAAAACGGCTTTGCCTGCGAGCAAAAAATTGTGGCTTCTCGCGGCTACCATGATCCTAGGCGACTGAAGCCGTTTTAGGAAACAATTTTTTAACACAACTTCAGTTTCTACTTCATCAAAAAACTGTACCAGAGCTATTTTAGGAGGAGCCGCAGCGGCGCAGCCAGGGTTAACGCTACGTACAGTTTGCCTGGTACCGATGCACCAGGGTAATGAAAAATTTAGCACTAGCTAGACTTGCATTTACCATGTattgttaattttttttatggtcTTTAACGGTTGCACCATGATAATTTTAGAGGTAGCTTCGCCCCTAGCCGCAGACATGGCACATAGACTCTGAATCGTTTTTGCAATGGTATAACAAACTAACGGACGCCTCAGCCGAACTGAAGACGTACATACGTCGCAGTaacgccaccggccgccgccatggccatatGTTGGCTTAGCCTCTTGGCCCCCCTTCAAAAATTTTCTGGTTCCGCCGCTGCACACACCACCATTCGGCAACGCCAAGTTGCTCTCAGCTTGTGGATGGGGTTTTTCTTATCTCACGAGGCCCCACCGGAGATGTTTAATTCGGTAATGTTAAAGGCCGCGACTGTGCCACACCATCACTGTTCTTATTCTATTGCGGCGCCGTGACTCGGTTTCGCGGAGTGGAGAGCTGCCCTCGGCAAGTTGGAGAAAGTACACAGAATGCGTCGTTGCAAACACCGTTATCAGTTTCTCACACATTTGGTACGGTGTTTcgtttatttttatttgtctGGCAACAGAACTCGGCATCTAAAACAATCTTTGTGTTAATTTATATCTTATACCACCATCTTACATGCACACGCATAACTTTTTTTTGTTAATGCACGCAAGCACATCCATTTATACGAACGACACAACAATCTCATATAGTAGAAGCTATTTTTATTTTCCACTAATGTATTCACGCTTCACATAGATATAATAGtggattttctaaaaaaataatagtGGATTCACCTACAAAAGTACAGATATGATGACTATTAAAAGAAAACATTTCTCAAATGTAGCCCGATCATTGTTGGTCTTCTTTTCTTTAATAGCTAAAAGGATATCTTAATCGAACTAATACATTTCCCAAAATCCACAATTGACTACACATTCACCCCCCCATGGAAAAATTAGCGCTCAGCTATTTAAGAAAGCACATATGAAATGTTGAATTTCTATTGATGTTGCAGTGCCGTGGAATGAATTTTTTGTAACGTATTTGACACAATTTTTTAACGAAATTTGTCACGTAAAATTGGTAGTACTATTTAATGGCGAGAGAAAGAAACAATGGCATTTGATTTCGCAACAACTGATCTTCTAGAACAGTGAAAGAAAATCCATCCAAGCAGGTTAGgatcagggttcaccaaaccggtcaaaccagtccggcccggttccgatTTGGgtcggtaccaaaccggcccaaattcaaaattcaaattttaatttaaaaaatgaaaaattcccaaaaaatcttaaaaatatttcaaggtgcgacgaatctaatgatgtcaaattttctcaaaaattcgttcatttagtatagtttgcggggatttgaagttaaacaaaaaaaacgtgcatataaaagtatacaaatacaatgtaaaagtagtacaaaagagggttggatggttcatttaggctaaaatatattatacaaacatttatttagtatactttgcgggcattagaatttaaacaaaaaaaagaaaattttttgaatttgacaggttaccagtcaaaccgatcGGTAAACCGGTGAAACCGGCTgctaaaccggtcaaaccgaccggccGGTCGGAACCAATTGAACAtgtgattttgaatttaattttgaatttgaccggtttccaccggtttccggtcaaaccggtccggtaaaccgctactgGACCgcgtcggtttgaccggaccggtcggtttaTTTAACCCTGGTTAGGATTAGGACTCCCTTAccaaaccaagaaaactcgatgGCTGCAAGACTGCAGCCACTGCATTCTACGCTGTGATCCACGAATTGAATACCAACACGGCAACACAGTACCATTGAAGCAACCTAATCATGAATCAATCATgacaacaaaaaggaaaaaaaagaaaagaaaactccTCCAGAGCCATCGGCAGCCACAAACCGCCCGTCCCACCGGGAAATCTATTCATCGTATATGCGATTTTCCGACGACACATCGCAGAAGCACTGTACATTTTCTTCCTCGAGCCACGGCGGTCGGTGAGGGGTTACGAGctaggggggagggggtggccggggtcCGGGGGTGGTATGTGGGGGAGCgtccgccggcgaggtcgccggcggcctttAGGTTTCGGGTTGCCGGGGCGGCTCCATGGCCTCCGGCTATAGAagaggagggggccgggggcggcggcggcccggcggcggagggcgaggcggcgcgggagcgccgccggccggccggggccggacaatcggtgggcggtggccggcggcaggggcgaggcggtggacgggcggcgccgcggcgtgcTCGGTAAGggttggcggcggtggaggcggcgccggagccaGGGGAGGCAGGGGATAACGGGAGAGAAGAGGACGGGGCGGAGGATGGCTTCTGCGACAGCTCCGCGCGAGCTCGCATGTGCGAGGAATAG is drawn from Panicum virgatum strain AP13 chromosome 1N, P.virgatum_v5, whole genome shotgun sequence and contains these coding sequences:
- the LOC120656362 gene encoding tRNA (guanine(37)-N1)-methyltransferase-like, encoding MEKLDESKFEQRLELWALRIPRELASAVTRLLRSGYLLDKPRVKPVVEDPESDKNRLVVLSERIQKPDLSDMPQQMHDSLKQLCNVDVVPYTLTLGYSYWSADHILKQILPAGMEVPSSFETIGHVAHLNISDDLLAYKEVIAKVIFDKNYPRIQTVVNKVGTITNEFRVPKFEILAGKNDMVTEVKQYGATFRLDYGLVYWNSRLEHEHIRLVSLFKKGDVICDMFAGIGPFSIPAAQKGCVVYANDLNPDSVHYLRTNAKINKVEDYIFTYNMDARVFMQSLMSFPGSETRSDSQVADDESYPKGGIPANEYSSSNGNHNDVREDGQNSANDSSVASTTAKKRQQTSKEGELDCQDGDASQTKKRNNKRVRGSGPPPTKPWEHFDHVLMNLPASALQFLDCFDGLIQKKHWTGSLPWIHCYCFIRSTESEESILSEAQNRLNAKIAEPIFHRVRDVAPNKAMFCLSFKLPCSV
- the LOC120656363 gene encoding B-box zinc finger protein 24-like, with the protein product MKIQCGACEAAAATVVCCADEAALCARCDVEIHAANKLASKHQRLPLEALSARLPRCDVCQEKAAFIFCVEDRALFCRDCDEPIHVPGTLSGNHQRYLATGIRVGLASASACGDASDAHDSDHHHAPPKATVEPAVSAAAQQVPSPPPFLPQGWAVDDLLQFSDYESGDKLQKESPLGFKELEWFADIDLFHDQAPPKAGRALAEVPELFGSQAASDAAYYRPSKAGAGLRQSKKARIEVTDEDDYLIVPDLG